The genomic interval TTATTCATCATATTAGGTGCGAAGCTATTGGCAACAAGATGGTCTAAATCGTCCTCTGTTTTGACACCGACTTCTTCTAGTGTTGTTCGTAATCCCATTTCCTTTTTCATTTCGTCAATGCGGTCGGCTAATTCTTCCGCATCTTTAAATCCTAGACGCTGACTAAAAGCGTGTAGACGTTCTGCTTCAGGTCCGGATTGGCTATTTAATTTCCAAAACGAAGGAAGCGTAAAGGCGCAAGCTTCGCCGTGTGGAATATCGAAATCTTGTGTTAATGGATAAGAACAAGCATGAGCTGCTGCTGTTTGAGTGAGATTAAACGCCATACCAGCTGTAACAGATGCTTCACTCATTTTTGCTCTTGCTTCCAAATTATCCGGTTCGTGATACGCTGTTAGTAAGTGCTCGAACACGAGAGAGGCCGCTCTTTCTGCTGCTAAATCTGTAAGCGGCTGATGTTTCTTGCCGTAGTATGCTTCAAGCGAATGAGCTAGGACATCAAGGCCGCTTGCTGCTGTAACGGCTGGTGGGCAAGTGACTGTCAACTCAGGGTCTACGAGTGCGTACATGGGATAGAAGTAATCACTGCCGATTGGTGCTTTTATATCATTTTCAGTATCCGTTAACACCGAAACAGTAGTGATTTCGCTAGCTGTTCCTGATGTTGTTGGAATGGCGATCATCGGAATACCTGGCTTGCTAATGGGACGTTTCCTAGAGAAGAAATCAGCTGTTGGGTACGGTGTTTTAGCAACAAAACAAGCTACCTTCGCGCAATCTATAATGCTGCCGCCTCCAAGCGCAATAGCAAATTCACATTGATGTTCACGAATCATATCTGCGCAGGCATCCGTATTGTGAACGGTTGGATTTGGTTGAATATCAGAAAAGAGGGTAGTAATTCTTCCTTCTGATTGATCGATAATCTTTTGCGCGATTCCATTTCGAACCATGGAAGGGGCGCTGATTAATATGCCGTTTTTTAGGTTAGAGTCTTTTAAGATATCAGGTAATGTGTTTAGTTTGCCTACTCCGAAATCGATCGGGACA from Peribacillus asahii carries:
- a CDS encoding iron-containing alcohol dehydrogenase family protein; its protein translation is MENFFYVQPVPIDFGVGKLNTLPDILKDSNLKNGILISAPSMVRNGIAQKIIDQSEGRITTLFSDIQPNPTVHNTDACADMIREHQCEFAIALGGGSIIDCAKVACFVAKTPYPTADFFSRKRPISKPGIPMIAIPTTSGTASEITTVSVLTDTENDIKAPIGSDYFYPMYALVDPELTVTCPPAVTAASGLDVLAHSLEAYYGKKHQPLTDLAAERAASLVFEHLLTAYHEPDNLEARAKMSEASVTAGMAFNLTQTAAAHACSYPLTQDFDIPHGEACAFTLPSFWKLNSQSGPEAERLHAFSQRLGFKDAEELADRIDEMKKEMGLRTTLEEVGVKTEDDLDHLVANSFAPNMMNNPVMITKESLKALYSGLK